One window of Alteriqipengyuania lutimaris genomic DNA carries:
- a CDS encoding DUF1611 domain-containing protein — protein MMDSKGGAVALASRASADEDDAGAPSRPEDTTGDDVGALRTPYLLFLGDCTEAGYAKTAFGLRDWAGDKCLGESVLPGATVSTGLTRLSPAEAAERGAKSMVIGIANSGGRIAPDWMPALEEALAAGLDIVSGMHARLADLPGMRAAAEKYGQRLVDIRTPPADLPVATGRKRSGRRLLTVGTDCALGKKYTALSIARALAARGVDSDFRATGQTGILIAGAGIALDSVVADFAAGAAELLSPDNAADHWDIVEGQGSLYHPAYSGVSMALLHGSQPDVFVICHDPARRHVLGHPDFPLPEIEELAELTIRLGGRTNPAIRCAGVSLNTSTLGPDEANDLLARETARLGMPVADPIRGGESFDTLVESCLAE, from the coding sequence ATGATGGATAGCAAGGGCGGCGCAGTGGCGCTGGCATCCCGGGCCTCTGCCGACGAAGATGACGCAGGCGCGCCGTCTCGTCCGGAGGATACGACGGGCGACGACGTCGGCGCCTTGCGCACGCCATACCTTCTCTTCCTCGGCGACTGCACGGAGGCGGGTTATGCCAAGACCGCCTTTGGCCTTCGCGACTGGGCGGGCGACAAGTGCCTTGGCGAATCCGTCCTTCCCGGGGCGACCGTCAGCACCGGGCTGACCCGCCTCTCGCCTGCCGAAGCGGCGGAGCGGGGCGCGAAGTCGATGGTGATCGGTATCGCAAATTCGGGCGGCCGGATCGCGCCGGATTGGATGCCTGCACTGGAAGAGGCGCTGGCGGCGGGGCTCGACATCGTGAGTGGAATGCATGCGAGGCTTGCCGACCTTCCGGGGATGCGCGCGGCTGCCGAGAAATACGGGCAGCGTCTGGTGGACATCCGGACCCCTCCGGCCGATCTTCCGGTCGCCACGGGGCGCAAGCGCAGTGGCAGACGCCTCCTGACGGTGGGCACGGATTGCGCGCTGGGCAAGAAATACACGGCACTCTCCATTGCGAGAGCGCTCGCCGCGCGCGGGGTGGACAGCGACTTCCGCGCGACCGGGCAGACCGGTATCCTGATTGCAGGGGCCGGCATCGCGCTCGATTCGGTGGTCGCTGACTTCGCCGCTGGCGCGGCTGAGCTCCTGTCTCCCGATAACGCGGCCGATCACTGGGACATCGTCGAAGGGCAGGGATCGCTGTATCACCCGGCATATTCAGGCGTCTCCATGGCGCTGCTGCATGGTAGCCAGCCCGACGTGTTCGTTATCTGCCACGATCCTGCGCGCCGGCACGTGCTCGGCCACCCGGATTTCCCGCTGCCGGAGATCGAGGAGCTGGCCGAACTGACGATCAGGCTCGGCGGCAGGACCAATCCGGCGATCCGCTGCGCAGGCGTATCGCTCAACACCTCGACGCTCGGCCCCGATGAGGCGAACGATCTGCTGGCGCGCGAAACCGCCCGGCTGGGAATGCCCGTCGCCGACCCGATCCGGGGCGGCGAGTCCTTCGACACCCTCGTCGAAAGCTGCCTCGCCGAATGA
- a CDS encoding TonB-dependent receptor has product MTMPAAAIAQTDGQDDEVEQPVRADRGEVIIVTGQKRTQALSEVPQSISVVSEETLERQQADSFTDYVELVPSLSLTQSNPGETRVILRGVNTGSVGSTVAIYVDDTPFGSSSSLGNAAVLAGDFDTFDLQRVEVLRGPQGTLYGSNALGGVIRFVTTPPQLGEFEGRAKAGVETVDGGGTGWSANGVVNVPIGDTLAVRASGFYRKEAGFVDAVGRSFEEEIDEAEIYGGRISALFEPTSAFSVRLTAIAQNIRAGSPSSYDADPVTGDPVQTDPNTGDPVDGFVRTEFYPENNDVDYRLYNGTIDLDLGFATATSVTSFGELDQRQLTDNTIGFGPTVTFVYQSFGGRTDDVGVFLAAPLNQEKFTQELRLSSNEGGPFEWQIGGYYTDETVKIEQTLVPFVQDTGVLFDPAVLGFPELLVLNLDSTYEEVAAFANVGFELTPRWKVGGGVRYSRNDQTVIQTERGAFQPLQGLPSPNITEGESSEDVVTWSADTRYELSDFSSIYARVAKGYRPGGPNVVPPGAGADFPVQYDADTVVSYEVGFRGETIDRTFSVDGAIYYLDWDDILIFAAFDTAIGPVGANDNGEGARVYGAELTATVRPADGFTLAINGAYNNAELTEDTPPVTGGLEGDQLPFTPELTATLSVDYEWALGSGATAFVGGDARLVSDQAGGFDSTYRSLFGRRLQVDGYEKVDLRAGVAFDSFSITAYATNVTNSRGLTALGGLGERPGTLLSASPIRPRTFGVTAAASF; this is encoded by the coding sequence ATGACAATGCCCGCAGCTGCGATCGCGCAGACGGACGGGCAGGACGACGAGGTCGAGCAACCAGTCCGTGCCGATCGCGGCGAGGTGATCATCGTCACCGGGCAGAAGCGCACCCAGGCGCTCAGCGAGGTTCCGCAGTCGATCAGCGTGGTGAGCGAAGAGACGCTGGAGCGCCAGCAGGCCGACAGCTTCACCGACTATGTCGAACTGGTCCCCAGCCTCAGCCTGACGCAGAGCAACCCCGGAGAGACGCGCGTGATCCTGCGCGGCGTCAATACCGGATCGGTCGGTTCGACCGTTGCGATCTATGTGGACGACACGCCGTTCGGCTCCAGCTCCAGCCTCGGCAATGCTGCGGTCCTTGCCGGCGACTTCGACACTTTCGATCTGCAACGGGTGGAGGTGCTGCGCGGGCCGCAGGGCACTTTGTATGGGTCGAATGCGCTTGGCGGCGTGATCCGCTTCGTCACCACCCCGCCCCAGCTCGGCGAATTCGAGGGCCGCGCGAAGGCCGGTGTCGAAACGGTCGATGGCGGCGGTACGGGATGGAGCGCGAACGGCGTCGTCAACGTGCCCATCGGCGATACGCTCGCGGTGCGCGCCAGCGGCTTCTATCGCAAGGAGGCGGGTTTCGTCGACGCGGTCGGCCGCAGCTTCGAGGAAGAGATCGACGAGGCGGAGATCTATGGTGGACGGATTTCGGCTTTGTTCGAACCGACGTCCGCATTCTCGGTCCGCCTGACCGCGATCGCGCAGAATATCCGCGCCGGCTCGCCCAGTTCCTACGATGCGGATCCCGTCACCGGCGATCCGGTCCAGACCGACCCCAACACCGGCGATCCCGTCGACGGGTTCGTGCGGACGGAGTTCTATCCGGAAAACAACGATGTCGATTACCGGCTCTACAACGGAACGATCGATCTCGATCTCGGCTTTGCGACCGCCACCTCGGTCACCAGCTTCGGCGAGCTCGATCAACGGCAGCTGACCGACAACACGATCGGTTTCGGTCCGACCGTTACCTTCGTCTATCAGTCGTTCGGTGGACGGACGGATGACGTGGGCGTGTTTCTCGCTGCGCCGCTCAACCAGGAAAAATTCACGCAGGAACTGCGCCTGTCTTCCAATGAAGGCGGTCCGTTCGAATGGCAGATCGGCGGCTATTACACCGACGAGACGGTGAAGATCGAACAGACGCTCGTGCCCTTCGTGCAGGATACCGGCGTGCTGTTCGATCCGGCCGTCCTCGGCTTTCCCGAACTGCTCGTCCTCAACTTGGATTCGACCTACGAAGAGGTCGCGGCCTTCGCCAATGTCGGTTTCGAGCTGACCCCGCGCTGGAAAGTCGGCGGGGGCGTGCGATACAGCCGGAACGATCAGACCGTGATCCAGACCGAACGCGGTGCCTTCCAGCCGCTGCAGGGCCTGCCTTCGCCCAACATCACCGAGGGTGAATCGAGCGAAGACGTCGTCACCTGGTCGGCGGATACACGATACGAGCTGAGCGACTTCAGCTCGATCTATGCGCGCGTCGCCAAGGGCTATCGTCCGGGCGGACCGAACGTCGTGCCGCCGGGTGCCGGCGCCGACTTCCCGGTCCAGTACGATGCGGACACCGTTGTGAGCTACGAGGTCGGCTTCCGCGGCGAGACGATCGACCGGACTTTCAGCGTGGATGGTGCGATCTATTATCTCGACTGGGACGACATCCTGATTTTCGCGGCCTTCGACACCGCGATCGGTCCGGTGGGCGCGAACGACAATGGCGAGGGGGCGCGCGTCTACGGTGCCGAACTCACCGCGACCGTGCGTCCTGCGGACGGCTTCACGCTGGCGATCAATGGTGCCTACAACAATGCCGAACTGACCGAGGATACGCCGCCGGTAACCGGCGGGCTGGAGGGCGATCAGCTGCCCTTTACGCCCGAGCTGACCGCGACACTCAGCGTCGATTACGAATGGGCCCTCGGCAGTGGCGCGACGGCTTTCGTCGGAGGCGATGCACGGCTGGTGAGCGACCAGGCGGGCGGGTTCGACTCGACCTATCGCTCGCTGTTCGGGCGCAGGCTGCAAGTCGACGGATACGAGAAGGTCGATTTGCGCGCCGGGGTGGCGTTCGACAGCTTCAGCATCACCGCTTACGCCACGAACGTGACGAATTCTCGTGGACTGACCGCCCTGGGTGGCTTGGGCGAACGCCCCGGCACGCTGCTCTCCGCATCGCCGATCCGTCCACGGACCTTCGGTGTCACAGCCGCAGCCAGCTTCTGA
- a CDS encoding peptide MFS transporter: protein MTTALAPGSEKTWFGQPRGLTVLFLTNMWEQFSYYGMRALLVYYMTIELLIEQGMSSYIYGTYTALAYFTPIFGGIIADRWLGKRRAVILGGTIMALGHFLMAFEPMLYIALGTIALGNGFFLPSLPSQINDLYAADDPRRPWAYNIYYVGVNIGGFLAPLICGTLGEFYGWHYGFGAAGIGMVIGLTIYLLGGKYLPPETREPAAVEAEEGGTWQGFDRATLMLLGALLLAVTLFRSAYEQVGNTVALWANEGVDRTAFAFEIPMTWFQSLNPMIVILLTPFLLARWRRQAEAGTEHSPLQKMAIGALVVAGAYVLLAFVAGIQQDGQASWIWLVAFFLILTTGELYILPNGLGIFARLAPQRLGASTVASWFFAIFTGSLAGGFVGSFWSEISPSIYFGLLAAIAVAAAIVLRLLDAPARRVFDARFGSSEQVPDTKVGSTAGI, encoded by the coding sequence GTGACGACAGCCCTGGCTCCGGGAAGCGAGAAGACCTGGTTCGGCCAGCCGCGCGGCCTGACCGTCCTGTTCCTCACCAATATGTGGGAGCAGTTCTCCTACTACGGCATGCGCGCGCTGCTCGTCTATTACATGACGATCGAGCTGCTGATCGAGCAGGGCATGTCGTCCTACATCTACGGCACCTACACCGCGCTCGCCTACTTCACGCCGATCTTCGGCGGGATCATCGCCGATCGCTGGCTGGGCAAGCGGCGCGCGGTGATCCTGGGCGGCACGATCATGGCGCTGGGCCACTTCCTGATGGCCTTCGAGCCGATGCTCTACATTGCCCTCGGCACGATCGCCTTGGGCAACGGCTTCTTCCTCCCCAGCCTGCCGAGCCAGATCAACGATCTCTATGCTGCGGACGACCCGCGCAGGCCGTGGGCCTACAACATCTATTATGTCGGCGTGAATATCGGCGGCTTTCTCGCACCGCTGATCTGCGGAACGCTCGGGGAATTCTACGGCTGGCACTACGGTTTCGGTGCAGCGGGCATCGGGATGGTCATCGGCCTGACGATCTACCTGCTGGGCGGGAAATACCTGCCGCCCGAGACCCGCGAACCAGCCGCTGTCGAAGCGGAGGAGGGCGGAACCTGGCAGGGTTTCGACCGCGCAACGCTGATGCTGCTGGGCGCACTGCTTCTTGCCGTCACCCTGTTTCGCAGCGCCTACGAGCAGGTGGGCAACACGGTCGCCCTGTGGGCGAACGAAGGGGTGGACCGGACCGCGTTCGCCTTCGAGATACCGATGACCTGGTTCCAGTCTCTCAACCCGATGATCGTCATTCTGCTCACCCCGTTCCTGCTCGCCCGCTGGCGGCGGCAGGCGGAGGCGGGGACCGAGCATTCCCCTCTGCAGAAGATGGCGATCGGCGCGCTGGTCGTGGCCGGTGCCTACGTGCTGCTCGCCTTCGTCGCCGGCATCCAGCAGGATGGCCAGGCGAGCTGGATCTGGCTGGTCGCCTTCTTCCTGATCCTGACCACGGGCGAACTCTACATCCTGCCCAATGGCTTGGGAATCTTCGCACGCCTCGCTCCGCAGCGGCTCGGTGCGAGCACCGTCGCCAGCTGGTTCTTCGCGATCTTCACCGGCAGCCTCGCCGGGGGTTTCGTAGGGAGCTTCTGGAGCGAAATCTCGCCATCGATCTACTTCGGCCTACTGGCCGCGATCGCGGTCGCCGCAGCCATCGTCCTGCGGCTGCTGGATGCGCCCGCCCGGCGGGTTTTCGACGCGCGTTTCGGCTCTTCCGAGCAGGTTCCGGACACGAAGGTGGGGTCGACAGCCGGGATTTGA
- a CDS encoding dipeptide epimerase, protein MPGLKLEARRETLRLAAPFRISGHVFENCEVVVATLSDGAHEGRGEGGGVYYLGDDADNMMADIEAARGVIEAGIDRKGLLDAMPAGGGRNAIDCALWELEARRTATPTWQMAGIDAPLPVVTTFTLGADTPEAMAAGASRYRSAKAIKIKLTGDLALDIARVRAIREARGDVWLMVDANQGFALGELDPLVSALAECRVSLLEQPLARGREGDLEGFECPIPLAADESALTSSDVEALAGRFSVFNIKLDKCGGLTEALRIARLCRQHGLQVMVGNMVGSSLAMAPAYILAQLCDYVDLDGPTFLAKDREPSLHYEDGMVSCGQDVWGYVA, encoded by the coding sequence ATGCCGGGCCTGAAGCTCGAGGCGCGGCGCGAGACGCTGCGCCTCGCGGCACCCTTTCGCATCTCGGGCCACGTGTTCGAGAACTGCGAGGTGGTCGTGGCGACGCTTTCCGACGGCGCGCACGAAGGGCGCGGCGAGGGAGGGGGCGTCTATTACCTCGGCGACGATGCCGATAACATGATGGCCGATATCGAAGCGGCGCGTGGCGTCATCGAGGCCGGGATCGATCGCAAGGGTCTGCTCGATGCCATGCCCGCGGGGGGCGGGCGCAACGCGATCGACTGCGCACTGTGGGAACTGGAGGCGCGCCGCACCGCCACGCCCACCTGGCAAATGGCGGGGATCGATGCGCCGCTGCCGGTCGTCACGACCTTTACGCTCGGCGCGGACACGCCGGAGGCGATGGCGGCCGGGGCAAGCCGTTACCGCAGTGCCAAGGCGATCAAGATCAAGCTGACAGGCGATCTCGCTCTCGACATTGCGCGCGTGCGCGCGATCCGGGAGGCGCGGGGGGACGTCTGGCTGATGGTCGACGCGAACCAGGGTTTCGCGCTCGGGGAGCTGGACCCTCTCGTCTCCGCACTCGCCGAGTGCAGGGTATCGCTGCTCGAACAGCCGCTGGCACGCGGCCGCGAGGGCGACCTGGAAGGTTTCGAGTGTCCGATCCCGCTCGCTGCCGACGAAAGCGCGCTGACCAGTTCCGATGTGGAAGCGCTGGCAGGCAGGTTCTCCGTCTTCAATATCAAGCTCGACAAGTGCGGCGGGCTGACCGAAGCCCTGAGAATCGCGCGCCTGTGCCGGCAGCACGGGCTCCAGGTCATGGTCGGCAACATGGTCGGCTCCAGCCTCGCTATGGCGCCCGCCTATATCCTCGCTCAGCTGTGCGACTACGTCGATCTGGACGGACCGACCTTCCTCGCGAAAGACCGCGAACCGTCGCTGCACTATGAAGACGGCATGGTCAGTTGCGGCCAGGACGTGTGGGGCTACGTCGCGTGA
- a CDS encoding serine hydrolase domain-containing protein encodes MGLKKEMLAAIAAMGAFLLWIGGSGFAQTPDPNLPGTPEAEQAAAAQASDRPDGAADLTKTDVDTWLEGYMPYALGDGDIAGAVVVVVKDGEILTQRGFGLADVEDRTPVDPGRTLFRPGSVSKLVTWTAVMQQVEQGRIDLDADVNQYLDFEIPERNGKPVTMRQLMTHTAGFEEQVKDLIGHDRDTIPPYDELLKQWVPERIFDAGETPAYSNYGTALAGYIVERVSGEPFYDYVERHIFDPLGMNDSTFRQPVPESMRGNLATGYGTASGEPVPFEIVGPSPAGSLTSTGTDMARFMLAHLNNGELDGNRILEAETAREMHTTATDMIPGLDRMLLGFFETDINGQDVIAHLGDTEGFHTSLHLFLDEGVGLYASFNSGGEAGAVNGVRINLFTEFADRYFPGEPETSRVDPETAKEHAQMLAGNWVPSRRADSTFLNLTQLLGQTTVGVDADGDLVLPPGMGLTGRPANWVEVEPFLWEDLNSHQKLGAEVVDGEVTRFSLSIMSAFTVFERAPWYKDSSLLMPLLYASLLILLLTALLWPTRALVRRHYSGTLGYEGRELLGYRLSRIAALAILLVLVGWAVTITLMFGDLTNLGGAFDTVVIVLQIATFVVFFGGLAVFCWYLWQVWTGKRAWTAKVWSILLVLAGLVIVWMGLAFHLIGFGTNY; translated from the coding sequence ATGGGTTTGAAGAAAGAGATGCTCGCCGCGATTGCAGCAATGGGCGCATTTCTGCTGTGGATTGGCGGAAGCGGGTTCGCGCAGACGCCGGACCCCAATCTCCCTGGGACGCCGGAAGCCGAACAGGCCGCCGCAGCCCAGGCGAGCGACCGGCCGGACGGCGCGGCTGATCTCACGAAGACCGATGTCGACACCTGGCTCGAGGGGTACATGCCCTATGCATTGGGCGACGGCGATATCGCCGGTGCGGTGGTCGTGGTGGTCAAGGACGGCGAGATCCTGACCCAGCGCGGCTTCGGCCTCGCCGACGTGGAGGATCGCACCCCCGTCGACCCGGGACGCACCCTGTTCCGGCCCGGATCGGTTTCCAAACTGGTGACCTGGACCGCGGTGATGCAGCAGGTCGAACAGGGTCGCATCGATCTCGACGCGGACGTGAACCAGTATCTCGATTTCGAAATTCCGGAACGCAACGGCAAACCTGTAACGATGCGTCAGCTGATGACCCATACCGCCGGGTTCGAGGAACAGGTGAAGGATCTTATCGGGCACGATCGCGACACGATCCCTCCCTACGACGAACTGCTCAAGCAGTGGGTGCCCGAGCGCATCTTCGACGCTGGCGAGACGCCCGCCTATTCGAACTACGGCACCGCGCTCGCCGGCTATATCGTCGAACGCGTCTCGGGCGAGCCGTTCTACGATTATGTGGAGCGGCACATCTTCGATCCGCTGGGCATGAACGATTCGACGTTCCGCCAGCCGGTTCCGGAAAGCATGCGCGGCAACCTCGCCACCGGTTACGGCACGGCATCGGGCGAGCCGGTGCCGTTCGAGATCGTCGGGCCTTCGCCGGCCGGGTCGCTGACCTCCACCGGAACGGACATGGCGCGCTTCATGCTGGCGCACCTCAACAATGGCGAGCTCGACGGCAACCGCATCCTCGAGGCCGAGACCGCGCGCGAGATGCATACCACCGCGACCGACATGATCCCCGGCCTCGACCGGATGCTGCTCGGCTTCTTCGAAACCGACATCAACGGCCAGGACGTGATCGCCCACCTCGGCGACACCGAGGGCTTTCATACTTCGCTTCACCTGTTTCTGGACGAGGGCGTGGGCCTTTATGCGTCCTTCAACAGCGGCGGCGAAGCGGGCGCGGTCAATGGCGTTCGGATCAACCTGTTCACCGAATTCGCTGATCGCTATTTCCCAGGAGAGCCGGAAACGAGCCGGGTCGATCCCGAAACCGCCAAGGAACATGCGCAGATGCTGGCGGGCAACTGGGTGCCCTCGCGCCGTGCGGATTCGACCTTCCTCAATCTTACCCAGCTTCTCGGCCAGACCACTGTCGGCGTGGACGCGGACGGGGACCTCGTGCTGCCGCCGGGCATGGGCCTGACCGGACGCCCGGCCAACTGGGTCGAGGTGGAGCCTTTCCTGTGGGAGGACCTCAACAGCCACCAGAAGCTGGGTGCCGAGGTTGTCGATGGGGAGGTGACGCGGTTCAGCCTGTCGATCATGTCCGCCTTCACGGTGTTCGAGCGGGCCCCGTGGTACAAGGACTCCTCGCTGCTGATGCCGCTGCTCTACGCGAGCCTTCTCATCCTGTTGCTCACGGCGCTGCTCTGGCCGACGCGTGCACTGGTCCGGCGGCATTATTCGGGGACGCTGGGATATGAGGGGCGCGAACTGCTCGGCTATCGCCTCTCGCGGATCGCCGCGCTGGCCATCCTCCTCGTTCTTGTGGGGTGGGCGGTCACGATCACCCTGATGTTCGGCGACCTGACCAATCTCGGCGGAGCCTTCGACACGGTCGTCATCGTCCTGCAGATCGCCACGTTCGTGGTGTTCTTCGGGGGGCTGGCGGTGTTCTGCTGGTATCTCTGGCAGGTCTGGACCGGCAAGCGCGCGTGGACCGCCAAGGTCTGGAGCATCCTTCTGGTGCTCGCCGGACTGGTGATCGTCTGGATGGGCCTCGCCTTCCACCTGATCGGGTTCGGGACCAACTACTGA
- a CDS encoding helix-turn-helix domain-containing protein: MTEQHQTLGSLMRGLRKRNGWTLKRMSEESGIPVSTLSKVEHDRLTLTYDKLLQLSQRLGIRLSELFAEPEDRGERSITARRSIGRLDRAVRVTTDNYDYYYMCPELRNKRMIPIVTTIRARTVEEFGKLVRHSGEEYIHVIEGSIVVHTEFYDSVTLEKGEGIYIDSDMGHAYVVAEGCDEAHVLGICASREQDFAKSLMTIHGDDAPEHDGSASGTG, translated from the coding sequence GTGACGGAGCAGCACCAGACACTCGGCAGCCTCATGCGCGGCCTGCGCAAGCGCAACGGCTGGACTCTCAAGCGGATGAGCGAGGAAAGCGGCATCCCCGTCTCGACGCTTTCCAAGGTGGAGCATGACCGGCTCACGCTCACCTATGACAAGCTGCTCCAGTTGAGCCAGCGCCTGGGAATCCGCCTGTCGGAACTGTTCGCCGAGCCGGAGGACCGGGGCGAGCGGTCGATCACCGCGCGTCGCAGCATCGGACGGCTCGACCGCGCGGTGCGGGTTACGACCGACAATTACGACTATTACTACATGTGCCCCGAACTGCGGAACAAGCGCATGATCCCGATCGTGACGACGATCCGTGCGCGCACGGTCGAGGAATTCGGCAAACTCGTCCGCCATTCGGGCGAGGAATATATCCACGTGATCGAAGGCAGCATCGTGGTCCACACTGAATTCTATGATTCGGTCACGCTCGAAAAGGGCGAGGGAATCTATATCGATTCCGACATGGGCCACGCCTACGTCGTGGCCGAGGGGTGCGACGAAGCCCATGTTCTGGGCATCTGCGCGAGCCGCGAGCAGGACTTCGCCAAATCGCTCATGACCATCCACGGCGACGACGCGCCCGAGCATGATGGCAGTGCTAGCGGCACGGGATAG
- a CDS encoding TetR/AcrR family transcriptional regulator, which yields MEKLATRGRPREFDTDVALAEALRLFWQKGYEGTSLSDLTEAMGITRPSLYAAFGNKETLFRHALDLYEKDKLAYIGEAVEAPTARGVAETLLLGSVDVATGGECRGCMGVISMVGCQSVEPSIRDDVNARAQSAKQLIVDRMQRAINAGEFAVPTSAEAITRYLLALMQGISVQAQSGATRSELMEVADSALLSWPSR from the coding sequence ATGGAAAAGCTTGCAACAAGAGGTCGCCCGCGGGAATTCGATACCGACGTCGCACTTGCCGAAGCCCTGCGCCTGTTCTGGCAGAAGGGGTACGAGGGCACCTCGCTCAGCGACCTGACCGAAGCGATGGGGATCACCCGGCCGAGCCTCTATGCCGCGTTCGGCAACAAGGAGACGCTTTTTCGCCACGCGCTCGATCTCTACGAGAAGGACAAGCTCGCCTATATCGGCGAAGCAGTCGAGGCGCCCACTGCACGCGGCGTTGCCGAAACGCTTTTGCTAGGATCGGTCGACGTGGCAACCGGCGGCGAGTGCCGCGGCTGCATGGGCGTGATCTCGATGGTCGGCTGCCAGAGCGTGGAGCCTTCGATCCGCGACGACGTGAACGCCCGCGCCCAATCCGCAAAACAGCTGATCGTCGACCGGATGCAGCGCGCGATCAACGCCGGCGAATTCGCCGTGCCGACCAGTGCGGAGGCGATCACGCGCTATCTGCTCGCGCTGATGCAGGGTATCTCGGTGCAGGCCCAATCCGGAGCGACCCGGAGCGAGCTGATGGAAGTTGCTGATTCTGCGCTGCTTTCGTGGCCGTCGCGCTGA
- a CDS encoding efflux RND transporter periplasmic adaptor subunit — MLDTPLDRYADHATEERRAQQDAQNVDEAGSPELADHEQSHGLMRHRRLWIGLALLVAILGAWWLLGGKPSAPAAAAPPAVTAALPLQKEITEWDEFVGRFQASRSVEVRPQVSGEITRIHFTDGQFVRKGAPLFTIDARTYRAALAEAQAEVARAESALALSRDNLSRAQRLVTDDAIAATEIDRLQAEVRNNAATLAAAKARVNSRALDVGFTTVRAPISGQISDRRIDAGNLVSGGGGSAATLLTTINAVDPVYFEFTGSEALFLKARREGLDKGTPVEIRLQDEADYRWHGTLDFTDNGLDSESGTIRARAVVRNGEGFLAPGLFGRMRLATGGTRQALLVPDTAVTTDQTRKLLLVVGKDGTVATRAVELGPLVGNLRVIEKGLKPTDRVIIEGTQMAMPGQKVSAQKGRISAPPAEATAPPETPASIPASSASLAS, encoded by the coding sequence ATGCTCGACACCCCTCTCGACCGCTACGCCGATCACGCTACCGAGGAACGCCGTGCGCAGCAGGATGCCCAAAATGTCGACGAGGCAGGCTCGCCGGAGCTTGCCGATCACGAGCAATCACATGGGCTCATGCGCCACCGGCGCCTGTGGATCGGCCTCGCTCTGCTGGTAGCGATCCTTGGTGCGTGGTGGCTCCTCGGCGGCAAGCCTTCCGCCCCCGCCGCTGCGGCACCGCCCGCAGTGACCGCAGCGCTTCCGCTCCAGAAAGAAATCACCGAGTGGGACGAATTCGTGGGCCGCTTCCAAGCCAGCCGCAGCGTCGAGGTCCGCCCGCAGGTTTCGGGCGAGATCACGCGCATCCATTTCACCGACGGCCAGTTCGTCCGCAAGGGCGCGCCGCTGTTCACCATCGACGCACGAACCTATCGCGCCGCGCTCGCCGAGGCGCAGGCTGAGGTCGCGCGGGCCGAGAGTGCGCTTGCGCTGTCGCGCGACAATCTGAGCCGTGCGCAGCGGCTGGTCACTGACGATGCGATCGCCGCGACCGAGATCGACCGGCTGCAGGCCGAGGTGCGCAATAATGCCGCCACGCTTGCTGCGGCGAAGGCGCGGGTGAACTCGCGAGCGCTCGACGTCGGCTTCACCACCGTCCGCGCGCCGATTTCGGGGCAGATCTCCGACCGCCGGATCGACGCGGGCAACCTCGTCTCGGGCGGGGGTGGCAGTGCCGCCACGCTGCTGACCACGATCAACGCGGTCGACCCGGTCTATTTCGAATTCACCGGCTCCGAGGCGCTGTTCCTCAAGGCGCGCCGCGAAGGGCTCGACAAGGGCACGCCGGTCGAGATCCGCCTGCAGGACGAGGCCGACTATCGCTGGCACGGCACGCTCGACTTCACCGATAACGGGCTCGACAGCGAGTCCGGCACGATCCGCGCGCGTGCGGTCGTGCGCAATGGCGAAGGCTTCCTTGCGCCCGGGCTGTTCGGCCGAATGCGGCTGGCGACCGGCGGCACGCGGCAGGCGCTGCTGGTGCCCGATACCGCCGTCACCACCGACCAGACGCGCAAGCTGCTGCTGGTGGTCGGCAAGGACGGCACCGTCGCCACCCGCGCGGTCGAGCTCGGGCCATTGGTCGGTAATCTGCGCGTGATCGAGAAGGGTCTGAAACCCACCGACCGCGTGATCATCGAGGGCACCCAGATGGCAATGCCCGGGCAGAAGGTCTCCGCGCAGAAGGGCCGGATTTCGGCACCCCCGGCGGAGGCGACCGCGCCTCCCGAGACGCCCGCCTCGATCCCAGCCTCCTCCGCCAGCCTCGCCAGCTAA